One Ictalurus punctatus breed USDA103 chromosome 10, Coco_2.0, whole genome shotgun sequence genomic region harbors:
- the pdcd7 gene encoding programmed cell death protein 7, whose translation MDKSPEYHYSGGSPHPPAPNMAPRGDFPAAPSAESWEVYRQHQAQQVPSRHWGPFPPARPPPPSHGSPHVYPPHLPFDPSRPPPGYFATSPGPTPSASPSSNLKPGHSEDPPGFHLPHRDYQSNTDNYHRGHFDQTGSFSNSATPSYQSSFQSNNNNILAHNYSVDHHNQNYPSRAPPDHPDKNSNKSDEDAWQTKQDEQWVSAFLHRRTKTAPPSAKPSPPKHTVSDFREKLYTAVKMLSELSEVCQTLKNNLENESAWTDSYSRAAELKSSLKESLRTLSDPDRVDMVKKKLALMKKKRARMRRKKAEREEEKQEQEARAAEKEAAIDKHQMKKIQEIEEKNRERELKLAADAVLSEVRRKQADAKRMLDILKALEKLRKLRKEAASRKGMFPGKESDEVFEGHLTRLRSLIRKRTAVYGAEEKALRVMLEGEQEEERKRDHEKRQRKEREKLLQRKREIDMMLFGAELPVDHPLQPYQEYYTQAERSLPALVQIRRDWDQFLVPVDHRDGSSIPQGWVLPDPPSDDVWASALEK comes from the exons ATGGACAAATCGCCGGAGTATCATTATTCCGGAGGGTCACCGCATCCACCTGCACCGAATATGGCGCCGAGAGGAGACTTTCCTGCAGCACCTTCTGCCGAGTCATGGGAGGTTTACCGGCAGCACCAGGCTCAACAGGTTCCGTCCCGTCACTGGGGCCCGTTTCCTCCGGCACGACCACCACCGCCCTCGCACGGGTCTCCTCATGTATATCCGCCACATCTGCCTTTCGACCCCAGCAGACCTCCTCCTGGTTATTTCGCGACATCTCCAGGACCGACCCCTTCAGCGTCTCCTTCTTCAAACCTAAAGCCTGGACACAGTGAGGACCCACCTGGCTTTCATCTACCCCACAGAGATTACCAGTCTAACACGGATAACTATCACAGAGGACATTTTGATCAGACTGGCAGTTTTTCAAACTCTGCTACACCGTCATATCAGTCTAGTTTTCAGTCTAACAACAATAACATCCTGGCTCATAATTACTCTGTGGACCATCATAACCAAAATTATCCATCCAGAGCTCCTCCTGATCATCCTGACAAAAACAGCAACAAGTCTGATGAGGATGCTTGGCAGACAAAACAAGACGAGCAGTGGGTTAGTGCTTTTTTACACAGAAGAACAAAAACGGCACCACCTTCTGCAAAGCCCTCTCCTCCAAAGCACACGGTGTCTGATTTCAGGGAGAAGTTGTACACAGCGGTTAAAATGCTCTCCGAGCTCTCGGAGGTGTGCCAAACCTTAAAAAACAACCTCGAGAATGAAAGCGCATGGACAGACTCGTACTCGAGAGCAGCGGAGCTGAAGAGCAGCCTGAAAGAAAGCCTGAGGACTCTGAGCGATCCGGACAGAGTGGACATGGTGAAGAAGAAATTGGCTCTGATGAAGAAGAAGCGAGCACGTATGCGCAGGAAGAAGGCTGAGCGCGAGGAGGAGAAACAAGAGCAAGAAGCACGAGCCGCAGAGAAAGAGGCGGCTATTGATAAGCACCAGATGAAGAAGATACAAGAAATCGAAGAGAAAAACAGG GAGCGAGAACTGAAGCTCGCGGCCGATGCGGTACTCTCTGAAGTCAGGAGGAAGCAAGCTGATGCCAAGAGAATGCTGGACATCCTGAAAGCTCTGGAGAAGCTGCGGAAACTTCGCAAAGAAGCTGCGTCCAGAAAAG GCATGTTTCCAGGAAAGGAGAGTGATGAGGTGTTTGAGGGCCACCTGACGCGGCTCAGGTCTCTGATCAGGAAACGCACAGCTGTCTACGGGGCCGAGGAGAAGGCACTGAGGGTCATGCTGGAGGGAGAGCAAGAGGAGGAACGCAAACGTGATCATGAGAAGCGGCAgagaaaagagcgagagaaGCTGCTGCAGAGGAAACGGGAGATCGACATGATGCTGTTTGGAG CTGAACTGCCTGTTGATCATCCACTTCAGCCGTACCAAGAGTACTACACCCAGGCAGAAAGATCACTACCTGCCCTCGTCCAAATAAG GAGAGACTGGGATCAGTTTTTGGTTCCTGTGGATCACCGTGATGGTTCCAGCATTCCTCAGGGCTGGGTTCTACCAGATCCACCATCTGATGACGTCTGGGCCAGCGCTCTCGAGAAATGA